From a single Ornithodoros turicata isolate Travis chromosome 8, ASM3712646v1, whole genome shotgun sequence genomic region:
- the LOC135366566 gene encoding very low-density lipoprotein receptor-like: protein MKTATLILFVQAISLGASKAGTRECAENEFSCADSVTCIPQEQVCDSIEHCNDGSDELNCETCKGFLCEDGKCLEGDWKCDGDQDCAGGEDEHECPLPECDEYEFLCKPKNRCMTNYLACDREKDCPDGSDEVDCENRTCPGFKCTDLACIKSEYRCDNEEDCADGSDEVDCPLPECEKERQLCKPKRECLKITDVCDFIVDCPDDSDEQDCESYECEGGFKCGNNKCIRSSYRCDGDDDCKDGTDEKDCPMPECGEGELLCEEKKKCLLSSDICDGRIDCPDESDEANCAA from the coding sequence ATGAAGACGGCAACTTTAATCCTGTTCGTGCAGGCGATCTCGCTAGGGGCCTCAAAAGCGGGAACGCGAGAATGTGCAGAAAATGAATTCTCTTGCGCAGACAGTGTGACGTGCATACCTCAGGAGCAAGTCTGCGACTCGATCGAGCATTGCAACGACGGCAGCGACGAACTCAACTGCGAAACCTGCAAAGGATTTCTGTGCGAAGATGGCAAGTGCTTAGAGGGCGACTGGAAATGTGACGGTGATCAGGACTGCGCAGGAGGAGAGGACGAACACGAGTGTCCTCTACCGGAATGTGATGAGTACGAGTTCCTTTGCAAGCCCAAGAACAGATGCATGACCAACTACCTCGCCTGTGATCGGGAGAAGGACTGTCCAGATGGGTCTGACGAGGTCGATTGTGAAAACCGCACCTGCCCTGGATTCAAGTGCACAGATCTCGCGTGCATAAAAAGCGAGTACAGATGCGACAATGAGGAGGACTGTGCGGACGGATCTGACGAGGTAGACTGTCCTCTACCCGAATGCGAGAAAGAAAGACAGCTCTGCAAACCAAAGCGCGAGTGCCTGAAAATTACGGACGTCTGCGACTTCATTGTGGACTGTCCGGACGACTCGGACGAGCAGGACTGCGAAAGTTACGAATGTGAAGGAGGCTTCAAGTGCGGAAACAACAAGTGCATTCGGAGCTCGTACAGATGTGACGGAGACGACGACTGTAAAGACGGTACCGATGAAAAGGACTGCCCAATGCCTGAATGCGGGGAAGGCGAACTGCTGTgcgaagagaaaaagaaatgctTGCTGTCATCGGACATATGCGATGGTAGAATCGATTGCCCAGACGAGTCTGATGAGGCCAACTGCGCAGCGTAA
- the LOC135367535 gene encoding uncharacterized protein LOC135367535, which yields MIAALALVPEDDVALAFDALEENIPQNLLPVLDYFEDNFIGRRTGQGRRDPRFPIAIWNHHQSALSCDPKTTNSLEGWHRGFQTHVQCSHPTIWKFLGVLHKEDAMNLHRLELLVMGHRERQPKKYRDCAQRLKTLAANYDQTQLLRYLKGVAYNITV from the coding sequence ATGATTGCTGCTCTAGCTTTGGTGCCGGAGGACGACGTCGCCCTAGCATTCGATGCTCTGGAAGAGAATATTCCGCAAAATCTCCTTCCTGTCCTAGATTACTTCGAGGATAACTTCATCGGCCGAAGGACCGGACAAGGCAGACGAGACCCACGGTTCCCCATAGCGATATGGAACCACCATCAATCGGCTCTGAGCTGCGACCCGAAGACGACTAACAGCCTGGAAGGCTGGCATCGCGGTTTTCAGACGCATGTTCAGTGCTCCCACCCGACTATCTGGAAGTTCCTCGGCGTTCTCCACAAGGAAGACGCAATGAATTTACATCGGTTGGAACTCCTGGTAATGGGCCACCGCGAACGACAGCCAAAAAAATACAGAGACTGTGCACAAAGACTGAAGACGCTGGCTGCGAACTACGACCAGACGCAGCTGTTGCGTTATCTGAAAGGAGTTGCCTACAATATCACCGTATAA